Within the Magnetospirillum sp. ME-1 genome, the region CTGCTGCACCTCTTCCTTGACCTTCTCGAACTGGGCGTAATCGGCTTCCTCTTCCTGATTCAGAAGCCGCAGCCGGGCACGACGGATATCGGACAGGCTCTTGGGGTCCTTGGTCAGACCCACCACCAGCGGCTTCCTGGCCCGCTCCAGCTCCGGCGGAAGCGGCACGCCGGGCACCAGGGGATAATTGGCGCATTTCAGGCCGCGATTGGCCAGATACATGCAAGTCGGCGTCTTGGACGAGCGCGACACCCCCACCAGCACGATGTCGGCCTGATCCACCAGTTCGATCAGCTGGCCGTCGTCATGGGTCAGGGTGAACTGCATGGCGTCGATGCGGCGGAAATACTCGGCGTCCAGCTGGTACTGGCGGCCGGGCAGGGCGGTGACCTCCACGTCGAGGAAGGCCGACAGCCCGGCCATCACCGGGTCCAGCAGCGAGATGCAGGGAATGCCGCGATGGCGGCAGGCCTCTTCCAGCAGGCCGCGCACCGCCCCGTCCACCAGGGTGAAGAACACCAGGCCGGGCTTGTCCTCGATGCCGGCGATGACCCGCTCCACCTGGCCCTGGGTGCGGACCAGCCACCAATTGTGCTGGATGGGCTGCACGCCCTCGAACTGGACGAGGCAGGCGCGCACCACCGAGGTGACCGTCTCGCCGGTGGCGTCGGAAACGAGGTGAAGGTGAAAGCTGCGCATGGCTGTGGATAACCCGCAAGTCCGTGGATAAGGGGGGGTCTCGGCGGGAGGCGGGAAAACGCTCCCCGCTCGCCCCGATTCCATGGAGGCACATCCCCCCATGTCCAAAACCGTTCCGCACTCCCCGACAATAGCGTGAATTACCGTTCGCCACACCCGATTTCCCCATTTTCCCCATCGGATGAAGACGTGAAAAAACAACGTGATGGCCGTGTTGCAGCGCACTCTTCCACAGGCCGCCCCCCATACGGGAGAAATCGGGGAAAGCCTGTGGACGGCTTTGGCAAAATGTCCAATCCCCGTTATCCACAGGCATCAACAGACCACAGCAACCTTTTCTCTAAACCTTAAAGTCTGTAAGAGAGAGCCATCCCCAGCCCGAGAGGCCCCAGCTCCGAGGAAACGCCCGTGTCCAGCCCGTCCAAGCCCTTCCTCCGCGCCCTCGCCGGCGAAACGCTTACTCCCCCGCCGTTCTGGCTGATGCGCCAGGCCGGACGCTACCTGCCGGAATACCGCGCCACCCGCGCCGAGGCCGGGAGCTTCCTGGACCTGTGCTACAATTCCGATCTCGCCTGCGAAGTCACCCTGCAGCCCTTGCGGCGCTATGGCTTCGACGCCGCCATCCTGTTCTCCGACATTCTGGTGGTTCCCGACGGGTTGCGTCAGCATGTTGCCTTCAAGGAAGGCGAAGGTCCGGTGTTGACGCCCATTCGCTCGGCAGAGGATCTGAGCGGTCTCGACATCTCGGGCCTGCACGACCATCTCGCCCCGGTCTACGAAACCGTCAAGAAGCTGTCGGCCGCCATTCCCAAGACCACCGCCCTGATCGGCTTTGCCGGCGCACCCTGGACGGTGGCCACCTACATGATCGAGGGCAGCGGCTCCAAAGACTTCGCCAAGGCCAAGGGCATGATGTTCGGCCAGCCGGAGCTGTTCGCCCGCCTGATGGACCTGCTGGTCCGGGCCACCGGCGATTATCTCATCCGCCAGATCGACAACGGCGCCGAGGCCATCCAGATCTTCGACACCTGGGCCGGCGCCCTGCCCGAGGACATGTTCGAGCGCTGGGTGATCGGCCCGACCCGCGCCCTGGTGGAGCGTATCCGCGCCGAGCGGCCGGGCATTCCCGTGATCGGCTTTCCGCGCGGTGCCGGTTATCTCTACAAGCGCTATGTGGCCGAGACCAAGGTCAACGGCGTTTCGATCGATCCTTCGGTGCCGCTGGACTGGGCGGCGGCCGAGTTGCAGACCCAATGCACGGTCCAGGGCAATCTCGATCCCATCCTGCTGGTGGCCGGCGGCGAGGCGCTGGACGCCGGCATCGACCGGGTGCTCAACGCGCTGGCCAAGGGACCGTTCATCTTCAACCTGGGCCACGGCATCACGCCGCCCACGCCGCCGGACAACGTGGCGCGGCTGGCCGAGCGGGTTAAGGGCTGGAAGGGCTGAAACCATGAGCTTGGCAGGGGGCAGGAAGACGGCCGTCGTTCTGTTCAACCTGGGCGGACCGGATTCGCTCGAGGCGGTGAAGCCGTTCCTGTTCAACCTGTTCAACGATCCGGCCATCATCGGGGCGCCGGGTCCCATCCGCTGGCTGCTGGCCAAATACATCTCGGCCAAGCGGGCGCCGGTGGCGCGGGGCATCTACCAGATGCTGGGTGGGCGTTCGCCCCTGGTGCCGGAGACCGAAGCCCAGGCGAGGGCGCTGGAGCATGTGCTGGGCCACGGCTTCAAGTGCTTCATCGCCATGCGCTACTGGCATCCCTTCACCCATGAGGCGGTGGCCGCCATCAAGGAATGGGGGGCGGACGAAGTGGTTCTGCTGCCGCTTTATCCCCAGTTCTCATCCACCACCACCGGGTCCTCGCTCAAGGAATGGCGCAAACAGGCGGAAAAGCAGGGCCTCGTCGCGCCGGTCCGCATGGCCTGCTGCTATCCCACCGAGCCCGGTCTGGTGGACGCCATGGCCGATCTGGCCAGGACCGGTCACGAGGAAGCGGCAGGCGCCGGCAAGCCCCGCATCCTGTTCTCCGCCCACGGCCTGCCCAAATCGGTCATCGACAAGGGTGATCCCTACCAGGCCCAGGTGGAGCTGACCGCGGCCGCCGTGGCGCGGGCCACCGGCATTGCGGATCTGGACTGGTCTATCTGCTATCAAAGCCGGGTGGGCCCCATGGAATGGATCGGCCCCAGCACCGAGGAAGAACTGGAACGCGCCGCCAGGGACGGCGTGCCGGTGGTGATCGTGCCGGTGGCCTTCGTCTCCGAGCATTCCGAGACCCTGGTGGAACTGGATATCGAGTATCGCCACAAGGCCGACCAGTTGGGCATTCCGGCCTATGTGCGGGTGCCGGCGCTGGGCTGCCATCCCGCCTTCATCCGGGGGCTGGCCGACGTGATTCACCGGCCGCAGGCCTTTACCGGTCAGGCCTGCAAGCATTTGGGACGGAGTTGTCCGGCATGCTGAGCGGCTCGGCCTATCTGTGGATCAAGGCGGTGCACATCATCGCCATCATCTCGTGGATGGCGGGACTGCTCTATCTGCCGCGCCTGTTCGTCTATCACACCACGGTCAAGCCGCGCTCCGAGGCCTCGGAAACCTTCAAGATCATGGAACGCCGGCTGATCAAGGCGATCATGACGCCCGCCATGGTACTGGCCTGGACCCTGGGTCTGGTCATGGCGGTGGATGCGGGCCTGTTCTCCCAGGGCTGGTTCCACCTCAAGCTGGCCTGCGTGGTGGGCATGACCATCGCCCATTTCTTCCTGGCCCGCTGCAAGGATTCCTTCGCCGAGGACCGCAACACGAGATCGGAGAAGTTCTATCGCGTCATCAACGAGGTCCCCACCCTGCTGATGATCGTCATCGTCATCGTGGTGATCGTCAAGCCGTTCTGAAAGGTTTTGACAGCACCGCCGGCTTTGGCTAATGCTCTAGCGAATCTTCCAGGGCGGCCAACACGCCCGTTTCCCACCATCCCCCTTTTCGCGCCGGATCATTCGTATCCGTTCCTGATCGGCAGCCGGTCCGCTCCAGTTCGGACCCGCCCCACCTTAAGTCCGATCGATCGCGCGGAATATCCATCTGTACGGATTTCTCCCATGCACTTGCAGGACCTGAAGAAGAAGACCCCGGCCGAACTCCTGGCCTTCGCCGAAGAGCTGGAGGTGGAAAACGCCAGCACGCTTCGCAAACAGGACATGATGTTCGCCATCCTGAAGCAGCTGGCCGACAACGACACGCCCATCTACGGCGACGGCGTGCTGGAGATCCTGCAGGACGGTTTCGGTTTTCTCAGGAGCCCCGAGGCCAACTACCTTCCCGGTCCCGACGACATCTATGTCAGCCCCAGCCAGGTGCGCCGCTTCGGCCTTCGCACCGGCGACACGGTGGATGGCCAGATCCGGGCACCCAAGGACGGCGAGCGCTATTTCGCCCTCTTGAAGGTCAACAACATCAATTTCGAGGACCCGGAAAAGGTCCGCCACCGCATCAACTTCGACAACCTCACCCCGCTTTATCCCGACGAGAAGCTGAAGCTGGAGATCGAGGACCCCACCCGCAAGGATCTCACCACCCGGGTGATCGATCTGGTGGCCCCCATCGGCAAGGGCCAGCGCGCCCTGATCGTCGCCCCGCCGCGGACCGGCAAGACCGTGATGCTGCAGAACATGGCGCACGCCATTTCGCTCAATCACCCCGAGGTCTATCTGATCGTGCTGCTGATCGACGAGCGGCCCGAGGAAGTGACCGACATGGCCCGCTCGGTGAAGGGCGAGGTCATCTCGTCCACCTTCGACGAACCGGCGTCGCGCCACGTCCAGGTCACCGAGATGGTGCTGGAAAAGGCCAAGCGCCTGGTCGAGCATAAGCGCGACGTGGTGATCCTGCTGGATTCCATCACCCGTCTGGCGCGCGCCTACAACACCGTGGTGCCTAGCTCGGGCAAGGTGCTGACCGGCGGCGTGGACGCCAACGCGCTGCAGCGTCCCAAGCGCTTCTTCGGCGCGGCCCGCAACATCGAGGAAGGCGGCTCGCTGTCCATCATCGCCACTGCCCTGATCGACACCGGCTCGCGCATGGACGAGGTGATCTTCGAGGAGTTCAAGGGCACCGGTAACTCGGAAATCATCCTGGACCGCAAGCTCTCGGACAAGCGCACCTTCCCGGCCATCGACATCACCAAGTCGGGCACCCGTAAGGAAGAGCTGCTGGTGGACAAGGGCATCCTGTCCAAGATGTGGGTTCTGCGCCGCATCCTGATGCCCATGGGCGTGGTCGACGCCATGGAATTCCTGGTGGACAAGCTCAAGCACTCGAAGAACAACGGCGACTTCTTCGAAGCGATGAATTCGTAGAATCCAAACCAATATCGTCACCCCCGGACTTGATCCGGGGGTCCATGGATGGCCGGGTCAAGCCCGGCCATGACGACGGAGAAAGAAATACGCCGGTCAAAAGACCGGCGTATTTTTCATGTCTCAATGATGCCCGGATGTCCGGCGCCGGTGATGGCGGCGGTGGCTCTGGCTCAACAGATCATCCGAAGGGCCGTCGTCGTCGGAGCGCCGACGCCACAGATGCATGCCGCCGGCCAGCAGCATGGGCGGCACCACCACGATGGCGATACGGCCCAGCATGTTGAAGAACGAATTGCGGTCGGTGTCGATGACCACCTGGTTCTTGCATTCATAGCGTTGCTTGAAGGTGCCCGAGCAGTCGCGCAGCCGTTCCTTGACCGTCTCCGACGAGTGGTTTTCCACCGTGCCGGCGGGAAGATTGGCGAACTGGTCCCAGCCCGCCCAGGCCATCCAGGCCAGACTGACCACCGTCACCATCACATTGCCGATCTTGGACACGCCTTCCCTCCAACCCCGGGTGAACCCCGAACCCGGAGACTACTATCCTTTCGGAAGGGCCCTCACGGCAAGAGGAGAGTGGAGCCGGTGGTCTTGCGCGCTTCCAGATCGCCATGGGCCCGGGGCGCGTCCCTCAGGGCATAGGTCTGGTTGATCTCCACCTTGACCGCGCCCTTTTGCACCACCTCGAACAGCTGGTTGGCCGAGTCCACCAGATCGGACCGCTTGGCGGTATAGGCCATCAGCGAGGGCCGGGTCAGGAACAGCGAGCCCTTGGCCGCCAGCAGGCCGGTGTCCAGAGGCTCGACCTTGCCCGAGCTTTGGCCGAACGACACCATCATGCCGAGCGGCCGCAGGCAGTCCAGGGACTTGAGGAAGGTATCCTTGCCCACGGAATCGTAGACCACCGGCACGCCCTCGCCCTTGGTGATCTCGCGCACCCGGGCGACGAAATCCTCGGATTTGTAGAGGATGGGATGGTCGCAGCCGTGCGCCCTGGCCAGCTCGGCCTTTTCCTCCGATCCCACCGTGCCGATCACGGTGGCGCCCAGGTGCTTCGCCCATTGGCAGACCAGCAGGCCGACACCGCCGGCGGCGGCGTGAATCAGGATAGTGTCGCCCTTTTGCACAGGGTAGGTCCGGCGCAGCAGATACTGGGCGGTCATACCCTGCAGCATCATGGCGGCGGCCTGGCGGTCGTCGATGCCGTCGGGCAGCTTCACCAGCCGGTCGGCGGGCATCAGGCGCATTTCGGCATAAGCCCCCAGGGGCGGATTGGCGTAGGCCACCCGGTCGCCGGTCTTGAACTCGGTGACGCCGTCACCCACCGCCTCGACCACACCGGCGCCTTCCAGGCCGGGGGTGAAGGGCAGCGGCGCGGGATAAAGTCCGGTGCGGTGATAGACGTCGATGTAGTTGAGCCCCACGGCGGTGTGGCGCAGCAGTACCTGGCCGGTGGCGGGGGTTCCGACCTCGACCTCTTCCCAGACCATGACCTCGGGGCCGCCGGGCTGGTGGATGCGGATGGCGTGACTTTTCACTTGAGGGTGACTCCTTCGTGACGCAGCAGGAATTCCTTGGTCTCGACGCCGTCGATGCCGGAATAGCCGCCCATGGCGCCATTGGCCGCCAGCACCCGGTGGCAGGGAATGATCACCGGAATGGGATTGCGGCCGCAGGCGCCGCCCAGCGCGCGCGGCGCGGTGCCCAGTTCCTCGGCCAGTTGGCCGTAGCTTCGGGTCTGGCCGAAGGGAATCTTCGCCAGCGCCGCCCAGACCTTTTGCTGGAACGCCGTGCCGTGGGGGGCGAGCGGCAGGTCGAAATCGGTGCGCTTGCCGTCGAAATATTCCTCGAGCTGGTCGCGGGCCCTGAGCAGCAACGGCGTCTCGTCGTTTTCGGGCAAAAAGCCCCAATCCACGGCGACGATGGCGCCATCGGCCTCGAACAGGGCCAGCGGCCCGATGGGGGAGTTGAAGGCAAGCTGCGGCATGGCGGCGGTCACTTCTCGCTGAGCAGGGCGGCCAGTCGCTTGGGATCGGTGACCGGTGCCTTGCAGGTGGAGCCCCGGCAAATATAAGCCGCCGCCTTTCCCTCCACC harbors:
- a CDS encoding methylated-DNA--[protein]-cysteine S-methyltransferase; its protein translation is MPQLAFNSPIGPLALFEADGAIVAVDWGFLPENDETPLLLRARDQLEEYFDGKRTDFDLPLAPHGTAFQQKVWAALAKIPFGQTRSYGQLAEELGTAPRALGGACGRNPIPVIIPCHRVLAANGAMGGYSGIDGVETKEFLLRHEGVTLK
- the hemJ gene encoding protoporphyrinogen oxidase HemJ, whose protein sequence is MLSGSAYLWIKAVHIIAIISWMAGLLYLPRLFVYHTTVKPRSEASETFKIMERRLIKAIMTPAMVLAWTLGLVMAVDAGLFSQGWFHLKLACVVGMTIAHFFLARCKDSFAEDRNTRSEKFYRVINEVPTLLMIVIVIVVIVKPF
- a CDS encoding pyruvate, water dikinase regulatory protein, translating into MRSFHLHLVSDATGETVTSVVRACLVQFEGVQPIQHNWWLVRTQGQVERVIAGIEDKPGLVFFTLVDGAVRGLLEEACRHRGIPCISLLDPVMAGLSAFLDVEVTALPGRQYQLDAEYFRRIDAMQFTLTHDDGQLIELVDQADIVLVGVSRSSKTPTCMYLANRGLKCANYPLVPGVPLPPELERARKPLVVGLTKDPKSLSDIRRARLRLLNQEEEADYAQFEKVKEEVQQARRIFSRLGWPVVDVTRRSIEEASAAIIQLYERHLEKSGIRNGIKAESAPS
- the hemE gene encoding uroporphyrinogen decarboxylase — protein: MSSPSKPFLRALAGETLTPPPFWLMRQAGRYLPEYRATRAEAGSFLDLCYNSDLACEVTLQPLRRYGFDAAILFSDILVVPDGLRQHVAFKEGEGPVLTPIRSAEDLSGLDISGLHDHLAPVYETVKKLSAAIPKTTALIGFAGAPWTVATYMIEGSGSKDFAKAKGMMFGQPELFARLMDLLVRATGDYLIRQIDNGAEAIQIFDTWAGALPEDMFERWVIGPTRALVERIRAERPGIPVIGFPRGAGYLYKRYVAETKVNGVSIDPSVPLDWAAAELQTQCTVQGNLDPILLVAGGEALDAGIDRVLNALAKGPFIFNLGHGITPPTPPDNVARLAERVKGWKG
- the hemH gene encoding ferrochelatase, giving the protein MSLAGGRKTAVVLFNLGGPDSLEAVKPFLFNLFNDPAIIGAPGPIRWLLAKYISAKRAPVARGIYQMLGGRSPLVPETEAQARALEHVLGHGFKCFIAMRYWHPFTHEAVAAIKEWGADEVVLLPLYPQFSSTTTGSSLKEWRKQAEKQGLVAPVRMACCYPTEPGLVDAMADLARTGHEEAAGAGKPRILFSAHGLPKSVIDKGDPYQAQVELTAAAVARATGIADLDWSICYQSRVGPMEWIGPSTEEELERAARDGVPVVIVPVAFVSEHSETLVELDIEYRHKADQLGIPAYVRVPALGCHPAFIRGLADVIHRPQAFTGQACKHLGRSCPAC
- a CDS encoding quinone oxidoreductase family protein, whose protein sequence is MKSHAIRIHQPGGPEVMVWEEVEVGTPATGQVLLRHTAVGLNYIDVYHRTGLYPAPLPFTPGLEGAGVVEAVGDGVTEFKTGDRVAYANPPLGAYAEMRLMPADRLVKLPDGIDDRQAAAMMLQGMTAQYLLRRTYPVQKGDTILIHAAAGGVGLLVCQWAKHLGATVIGTVGSEEKAELARAHGCDHPILYKSEDFVARVREITKGEGVPVVYDSVGKDTFLKSLDCLRPLGMMVSFGQSSGKVEPLDTGLLAAKGSLFLTRPSLMAYTAKRSDLVDSANQLFEVVQKGAVKVEINQTYALRDAPRAHGDLEARKTTGSTLLLP
- the rho gene encoding transcription termination factor Rho, producing MHLQDLKKKTPAELLAFAEELEVENASTLRKQDMMFAILKQLADNDTPIYGDGVLEILQDGFGFLRSPEANYLPGPDDIYVSPSQVRRFGLRTGDTVDGQIRAPKDGERYFALLKVNNINFEDPEKVRHRINFDNLTPLYPDEKLKLEIEDPTRKDLTTRVIDLVAPIGKGQRALIVAPPRTGKTVMLQNMAHAISLNHPEVYLIVLLIDERPEEVTDMARSVKGEVISSTFDEPASRHVQVTEMVLEKAKRLVEHKRDVVILLDSITRLARAYNTVVPSSGKVLTGGVDANALQRPKRFFGAARNIEEGGSLSIIATALIDTGSRMDEVIFEEFKGTGNSEIILDRKLSDKRTFPAIDITKSGTRKEELLVDKGILSKMWVLRRILMPMGVVDAMEFLVDKLKHSKNNGDFFEAMNS